In the uncultured Erythrobacter sp. genome, GCTGCGCCCAAAGGAGTGAGCCTTATGGCCGATGCCACCTATACCCCGCCTGCCGTCTGGAGCGCCGACACTGTCTCCGGCGGGCGCTTTGCCAATATCAACCGCCCGACCGCCGGCGCGCGCGAGGACAAGGCGCTGCCGGTCGGCGCCAATCCCTTCCAGCTCTATTCGCTCGCCACGCCCAACGGGGTAAAGGCGACGATCATGTTCGAGGAACTGATCGAAGCCGGGCACAGCGGCGCGGAGTATGATGCGTGGACGATCAACATCGGCGATGGGGAGCAGTTCACCAGCGGCTTTGTCGGCGTGAACCCCAATTCCAAGATCCCCGCCCTGCTCGACCAGAGCGATCCCGACGCGCCGTTCCGCATCTTTGAAAGCGGCGCGATCCTTTTCCACCTCGCCGAGAAATTCGGGATGTTCATCCCCACCGATCCCGCAGCTCGCGCCGAGGTGCTGAGCTGGGTGTT is a window encoding:
- the yghU gene encoding glutathione-dependent disulfide-bond oxidoreductase; the encoded protein is MADATYTPPAVWSADTVSGGRFANINRPTAGAREDKALPVGANPFQLYSLATPNGVKATIMFEELIEAGHSGAEYDAWTINIGDGEQFTSGFVGVNPNSKIPALLDQSDPDAPFRIFESGAILFHLAEKFGMFIPTDPAARAEVLSWVFWQVASGPFMGGGFGHFYAYAPEKYEYPINRYAMETKRIFDVADKRLGESRFLAGDEYTLADIANYPWLAPFVAGQIYNDAKTFLSIDEYKNVARWVAEIGARPGVQRGRIVNKVWGDEDTQMRERHSPADFAGKRLVTSAPQ